The Manis javanica isolate MJ-LG chromosome 4, MJ_LKY, whole genome shotgun sequence genome contains a region encoding:
- the KLF18 gene encoding Kruppel-like factor 18 isoform X2, translated as MTFSGDQTLYGGQMKAPSANQNPHGSQMIFSGDQTPYWGQMKTPRDDQNPHGGQITFCGGQMKTPNYDQALYGGQVKTSSDDQTLFGGQVKAPSANQNPHGSQMIFSGDQTPYWDQMKTPSDDQNPHGGRITFSGVQMKTPNYDQTLFGGQMKAPSANQNPHGSQMIFSGDQIPYWGQMKTPRDDQNPHGGQITFCGGQMKTPNYDQALYGGQVKTSSDDQTLFGGQVKAPSANQNPHGSQMIFSGDQTPYWGQMKTPRDDQNPHGGQITFSGGQMKTPNYDQALYGGQVKTSSDDQTLFGGQVRAPSDDKTLYGGWMEPTCGDQMSHGGQMTFSGDQTLCGGPLTAYSVDRTLCGGQMTLKGDCMMTFSDGHTLYGGHILPDQSPLLPCSGVPYFPSCPLIQGQSMEKQKSDLKTQRCQFQKKPGTSKAYTCAYQDCGISYAKTSQLRIHERRHAGEKSYECNVKGCTWKFPHTDELGRHKRKHSGERPYLCTKCNRNFARSDHLK; from the exons ATGACCTTCAGTGGTGATCAGACCCTCTATGGGGGCCAGATGAAGGCCCCCAGTGCTAACCAGAATCCCCATGGAAGCCAGATGATCTTCAGTGGGGACCAGACCCCCTACTGGGGCCAGATGAAGACTCCCAGGGATGACCAGAACCCCCATGGAGGCCAAATAACCTTCTGTGGGGGCCAGATGAAGACCCCTAATTATGACCAGGCCCTCTATGGAGGCCAGGTGAAGACCTCCAGTGATGACCAGACCCTCTTTGGGGGCCAG GTGAAGGCCCCCAGTGCTAACCAGAATCCCCATGGAAGCCAGATGATCTTCAGTGGGGACCAGACCCCCTACTGGGACCAGATGAAGACTCCCAGTGATGACCAGAACCCCCATGGAGGCCGAATAACCTTCAGTGGGGTCCAGATGAAGACCCCTAATTATGACCAGACCCTCTTTGGGGGCCAGATGAAGGCCCCCAGTGCTAACCAGAATCCCCATGGAAGCCAGATGATCTTCAGTGGGGACCAGATCCCCTACTGGGGCCAGATGAAGACTCCCAGGGATGACCAGAACCCCCATGGAGGCCAAATAACCTTCTGTGGGGGCCAGATGAAGACCCCTAATTATGACCAGGCCCTCTATGGAGGCCAGGTGAAGACCTCCAGTGATGACCAGACCCTCTTTGGGGGCCAGGTGAAGGCCCCCAGTGCTAACCAGAATCCCCATGGAAGCCAGATGATCTTCAGTGGCGACCAGACCCCCTACTGGGGCCAGATGAAGACTCCCAGGGATGACCAGAACCCCCATGGGGGCCAAATAACCTTCAGTGGGGGCCAGATGAAGACCCCTAATTATGACCAGGCCCTCTATGGAGGCCAGGTGAAGACCTCCAGTGATGACCAGACCCTCTTTGGAGGCCAGGTGAGGGCCCCCAGTGATGATAAGACCCTTTATGGAGGCTGGATGGAGCCCACCTGTGGTGACCAGATGTCCCATGGAGGCCAGATGACCTTCAGTGGGGACCAGACCCTCTGTGGGGGCCCGCTGACAGCATACAGTGTTGACAGGACCCTCTGTGGTGGTCAGATGACCCTTAAGGGGGATTGTATGATGACCTTCTCTGATGGCCACACTCTCTATGGAGGCCATATATTGCCAGATCAATCACCATTGTTGCCATGCTCAGGAGTCCCGTACTTTCCAAGTTGCCCTTTGATCCAAGGGCAATCCATGGAAAAGCAAAAGAGTGATCTCAAAACCCAGAGATGTCAGTTCCAAAAGAAACCTGGCACTTCAAAGGCCTACACTTGCGCATACCAGGACTGTGGGATATCATATGCAAAGACTTCCCAACTCCGAATCCATGAACGCAGACACGCTG GGGAGAAGTCGTACGAATGCAATGTGAAGGGATGCACGTGGAAATTCCCCCATACAGATGAGCTCGGCAGACACAAGAGAAAGCACAGTGGAGAGCGACCCTACCTGTGCACTAAATGCAACCGGAATTTTGCACGATCTGATCACTTAAAGTAG
- the KLF18 gene encoding Kruppel-like factor 18 isoform X1, with translation MTFSGDQTLYGGQMKAPSANQNPHGSQMIFSGDQTPYWGQMKTPRDDQNPHGGQITFCGGQMKTPNYDQALYGGQVKTSSDDQTLFGGQVKAPSANQNPHGSQMIFSGIQMKTPNYDQTLFGGQVKAPSANQNPHGSQMIFSGDQTPYWDQMKTPSDDQNPHGGRITFSGVQMKTPNYDQTLFGGQMKAPSANQNPHGSQMIFSGDQIPYWGQMKTPRDDQNPHGGQITFCGGQMKTPNYDQALYGGQVKTSSDDQTLFGGQVKAPSANQNPHGSQMIFSGDQTPYWGQMKTPRDDQNPHGGQITFSGGQMKTPNYDQALYGGQVKTSSDDQTLFGGQVRAPSDDKTLYGGWMEPTCGDQMSHGGQMTFSGDQTLCGGPLTAYSVDRTLCGGQMTLKGDCMMTFSDGHTLYGGHILPDQSPLLPCSGVPYFPSCPLIQGQSMEKQKSDLKTQRCQFQKKPGTSKAYTCAYQDCGISYAKTSQLRIHERRHAGEKSYECNVKGCTWKFPHTDELGRHKRKHSGERPYLCTKCNRNFARSDHLK, from the exons ATGACCTTCAGTGGTGATCAGACCCTCTATGGGGGCCAGATGAAGGCCCCCAGTGCTAACCAGAATCCCCATGGAAGCCAGATGATCTTCAGTGGGGACCAGACCCCCTACTGGGGCCAGATGAAGACTCCCAGGGATGACCAGAACCCCCATGGAGGCCAAATAACCTTCTGTGGGGGCCAGATGAAGACCCCTAATTATGACCAGGCCCTCTATGGAGGCCAGGTGAAGACCTCCAGTGATGACCAGACCCTCTTTGGGGGCCAGGTGAAGGCCCCCAGTGCTAACCAGAATCCCCATGGAAGCCAGATGATCTTCAGTGGGATCCAGATGAAGACCCCTAATTATGACCAGACCCTCTTTGGGGGCCAGGTGAAGGCCCCCAGTGCTAACCAGAATCCCCATGGAAGCCAGATGATCTTCAGTGGGGACCAGACCCCCTACTGGGACCAGATGAAGACTCCCAGTGATGACCAGAACCCCCATGGAGGCCGAATAACCTTCAGTGGGGTCCAGATGAAGACCCCTAATTATGACCAGACCCTCTTTGGGGGCCAGATGAAGGCCCCCAGTGCTAACCAGAATCCCCATGGAAGCCAGATGATCTTCAGTGGGGACCAGATCCCCTACTGGGGCCAGATGAAGACTCCCAGGGATGACCAGAACCCCCATGGAGGCCAAATAACCTTCTGTGGGGGCCAGATGAAGACCCCTAATTATGACCAGGCCCTCTATGGAGGCCAGGTGAAGACCTCCAGTGATGACCAGACCCTCTTTGGGGGCCAGGTGAAGGCCCCCAGTGCTAACCAGAATCCCCATGGAAGCCAGATGATCTTCAGTGGCGACCAGACCCCCTACTGGGGCCAGATGAAGACTCCCAGGGATGACCAGAACCCCCATGGGGGCCAAATAACCTTCAGTGGGGGCCAGATGAAGACCCCTAATTATGACCAGGCCCTCTATGGAGGCCAGGTGAAGACCTCCAGTGATGACCAGACCCTCTTTGGAGGCCAGGTGAGGGCCCCCAGTGATGATAAGACCCTTTATGGAGGCTGGATGGAGCCCACCTGTGGTGACCAGATGTCCCATGGAGGCCAGATGACCTTCAGTGGGGACCAGACCCTCTGTGGGGGCCCGCTGACAGCATACAGTGTTGACAGGACCCTCTGTGGTGGTCAGATGACCCTTAAGGGGGATTGTATGATGACCTTCTCTGATGGCCACACTCTCTATGGAGGCCATATATTGCCAGATCAATCACCATTGTTGCCATGCTCAGGAGTCCCGTACTTTCCAAGTTGCCCTTTGATCCAAGGGCAATCCATGGAAAAGCAAAAGAGTGATCTCAAAACCCAGAGATGTCAGTTCCAAAAGAAACCTGGCACTTCAAAGGCCTACACTTGCGCATACCAGGACTGTGGGATATCATATGCAAAGACTTCCCAACTCCGAATCCATGAACGCAGACACGCTG GGGAGAAGTCGTACGAATGCAATGTGAAGGGATGCACGTGGAAATTCCCCCATACAGATGAGCTCGGCAGACACAAGAGAAAGCACAGTGGAGAGCGACCCTACCTGTGCACTAAATGCAACCGGAATTTTGCACGATCTGATCACTTAAAGTAG